Below is a genomic region from Phragmites australis chromosome 20, lpPhrAust1.1, whole genome shotgun sequence.
TCATGTACTAAGGATCTAGTAGAAATAGTAGCAATTTTTTTATCAGTTTCCTTATGCATTTTGCTCTTTTTGGGCATTTTTCTAAATTCGTCCTGCtcattatttctttctttttctgtcCAGTTGTCTAGGCAACCACTTTTCTTCAGAGAAACTAACCCACAGCCAAGAAAGCATACTTTGTGGCAGGCAACCTCTGATTTTACTGGTGGACAGGCAAGCATGCACAGGTACTTGAAATTAAAGCTTGTCTTGTTGTATATATGTGCTTGAAAGCCATGCCCGACATTCACAACTTCACTTTTATCTTAAACGTGGTGCTCTTAGTCATCTTTGTTCCATCAGGGAATTATTGCAAACACAAATTGTGACCCCTCACGATTTCTCAGAGTACAGGGGCATTATGATTATTTAATTTCTCATAGTTGTTTCTGCTATATAATTTCCTTGTACCGGTGGCTTAACTTGAAGATCGTTTGTTTTCAGGAGGCACTTTCTACAGTGCCTGCCAGGAATGATGAATAAGCATGTGGAGAAGCTTGTTCACTGCGACCCGCGTCTGTACTCACTAAGCCAGCAAAATGACATAAATTTGGAGAATCCTTACTTTGAATTAAATTGTTCCATATTTGAAGATCCGGAGGATATAAAGTGCCAAAAATTTGAGCATAAAGATGACGACGACCATTTAGGCACACAGAGATCTAATGCAATAATATTACCTCATTCTCCTGTGGGTATGATAGATgctgaagcaaggcaacaagcTGGAACGTCCGATATCTTGCCTGGACACTTCCCTAGTTCAGGTGAATCCCAATATCAATGCTATATTTTCCACCCCTCAGTGATATGAAGTGATATTTGAGGTCCAGCTATGGTACTGAAGGAACAAGTAGCTTATCATTCAATTTACTGTTTTTTATTGGTGTTAAAACTGTCTGCATACATGGGTACTCTCCTGATTTAAGGCTCAGTTGGTCATGTCTTAGAAACAGAAGAGTGCTTACAATTTTACAACTAACCACCAATGCTGGCCaatttaaatttgttttatcTTTCTCATAGATTGCTTAAGTAGTTAACTCTTACTGTATATTGTTTCCTACTTGTCTAAGTCATTTTTGGGATTAACCCTACTAATCATTTGTTTTGTCTTTCCAGTTGCCGGTACTCACATAATTAAGCAAGATGCTGCTTCTGCTGAGTGTGGAACACATCCAAACATCTTCAATTGCAACAGTTTCAGGGTGCCCAGGATCAGGCGTTCCATGTCCAAGAGCGAGATTGCAAACTACATAGGGCATCAAATGTACAAACATATGCACTCGGGGAACATACCTGCAACTGACGCTGCTACTGGCTCATCGGGTAAACTGATGCTGGATGAATTGACCCAGTACCTCTTGAGCGACTCTCAGATCACCAACAATGGCTGTTGTTCAACCAGTAAACTGGAATTCGATGATCTGACCCGGCGGCTCCTGAATGACACCCAGATTACCGACGCGGCTGATGAGAGGATGCTCATGTCTAGAGTGAACTCTCTCTGCTGCCTGATTCAGACAGACTCAGGCTTGAGCCAGGCAAATCCTGGCGTCAGTGGTGTCAATGAGATGTATGAAAGCAAGCCCCAGACAAATGCGCCTACGGTGCGAGGTGATGGTGGCAATGGCTTATTGCCGCCAAGGCAAGAATCATTTGGAGATCTCCTGACCAATCTGCCGCGCATCGCATCATTTCCTCACTTCTTGTGACTTTGGTATAAGGTAGCAAATATGGAGTGGGATTAAGTGCTTGGGTACAAGTGTACAACCGTACAAGTTGGTCTCAGAAATTGTGGCGTGCAGAAATTTTTGCGGGTAAACGTGTTgactcattttcttcttttatctTTTGTGTACATAGTAGACTGATAGGATAATTATAGGTCAGCTCTGTTTGACTCCAAAGAGCAATATAAGTGTTCGCTTTCTATGCTGAGTATGGTTACTTTCCGGTATATACTATCATCCAATCAATTGCTTCCTTTAATATGCAGCTATGTGGCTACATTCCCACAAGAAAATGTACAATATTCAGAGTTGGGAAGAATTCCCTGTGGCTAACCTTGAAGTAAATGGGCATAGAAGTGATGACTAGGCTCTTCAGTTTCAACACTTGGGGCCAGTTGGATGGGTCAGGGTTTGGGCCGAGCCAAACTATCAGCAACCTACATGAAGATGACGCTGACCAAGAGGCAATTCAAAAGGATGAGCccctaataaataaaaaaaggttGAGCCGATAAGAAGCAAGCGGGCTCGGCAGACTAGGGTTTGAGTGCATGAGCCTGAGTGGACCCAATACAAAAACCTCCTCTATTCTACTCTAATAATCTGCCCCAATTCTTGCTCTAACTCTATTTAATCCCATGAGGTTTGATGCTCCGTTCATATAACCTCTTAAGATAAAATGGTCCACATAGTCCCACAACTTCGCAAAACAGGTTAAATAACATCCTAAGGAAATTTACTGTGGCAGTTTTTCCTCCATATCATTTTAGAATGGTGGTTTTCACCACTAGGCAAGGGCGGGCCCGTGTAGGTTCAAGGGTAAGATTTTTGTGCAAAAACTTAATGTTGTATTTTGTGGACTGGTGGCTAAGCTCAATTCGTGACAACCCAACCTAGCAACCTCTGTAGCCCAACTCCCATCGCCTTATCGCTGAATCCCAACAAGCAATTGATGCCTATGAGGCTATGGTCGGTCCTAACGGCACCGGCCCAATCGATCAATCTGATCCAAGTATCTAATGCCATAACGTCTAAAGGCCAAACCCCCAATTCAAGAATTTGAGAATGGAAATAGAGGGTGGCGGCGGCACTAGCACAAGCGCAGCTCGCTGTGACCACAGCGGCGCAAGCGCAACGGCGCTCCTCGGTGTTACTTCCGATTCTGAAGGTGATTTGTTGATTTGTTCAGTTGTTCATACTTCATAGATATTATTGCTATTTTCTATATTGTTGTTCAATGTTCATACATCATAGTGCTAATTTTTTGTTCATATTGCTAATTTAGAGTTTAGAGTTTTAGACAGGTAAAAGTTCTGAGTTCTAACTCATGAATCATGAATATGAGGAGCTTCTCCCATCTGGTTATCGGATTCAACCTTTGATCTTATGGCTTGGTTTGGGAGAGTTATTATAAATAATATGATGTTTATAAATGTTTGAAATCCCTAAAGAAAGTCATTATCCTTTTGTTGCTAATTATGACAAATTAGATGGCAAATACAACTTGCTTAACAAGGAGCATGAAAGAGCTTAGTGCAAAATTTAAGGATCTTGAGCTAGGGAACTTATGCttatcggatcatctggtgttcatagttTTCTTAGTCTGGGAGGCAATAACTAGTTTTGGGGGTTGTGTCGAGACCAGTCTAAGGAAAAGACTAATCTCATCTATATGCTAAACCTAGAAAttaatcccaacacatagtaacttcatagaaaaaaatcattacTACATCACATTTAATCATTATTTAAACaacttacaaaagtgaccttgaAGGgtcaagatccaaataaaactacAGTGAAACTACGTAGACTCTAAACCTTCACAGTGACTCCATAGACAAACCgacatagaaagcatcttagaacgatccataTTTAGAAAACTCTTCATagcttctccaactgagtgtttggtgatagcaagagtgatcACATGTCGTGTTCAACAAGTTgtgatgaaaaaatatatatataaaggctTGATAACGATATGGCAATATGgatcttttgcataaaacaaaatttatgtaaaacatttgaaaatcagtaataattaagtgaataaccataaataaataatcacctcaagattccaaccatcttaaCTTAACCAACCTTTCAACACCTCAACTAAAGTTCTCATCACGAAGATTgaacaacacctcaatcatagttcccaccactataattgaccaaaccaaccaaaccatcaaattctaatcatgtgaggttttccTTGCCACTCATAACCGTGAGTATCACTGAttaactagttttacactatgtAGAGGTCGTGCACTTTACTCacaagtcatgatcataatttgtTGCTGGTACCTGTTAGTACCTTATACACTTCCAATGTGTACACCAAGTtgaccactacaaagcctttacaatgtcTCTCTCAGCACGTGCATACTCGCTAAGATTTCACCACCACATAAATACACCTCATCAATAGAGGACCCTCTTGCGCCAATGGAACCTTAGAAGTACACCCTTTCATTCTACACAACTGGATGGTCTACACTTTGTTTCGCGATAGAGACACTCGCTCTCGATAACATATAACTTGAAAAGTAATATTGCGGGGCGTGCCAATATACATAAAGTAAAGACGTAAAAGGATAATAATGCAACAGAAAAATTGATCTTTATTTATTCATTATCGAATTCGTAAAGTAAAACGTTTCTCTCATTACATTATGTTACTCCACACACACATATCCGATTAGCTTGATCATCCGGCCATTACGTCTTCTTGGTTCCAGCCTCGTCGGTCAAGGAAAAGGAGACTTCAAGTGGTATACCGGTCTTCACAATGAGGACAAACAGATGTGTGATAGTAGTAGAATTATGCTCATGCAACAACTTGGAGATTTCTCTCCGTATAAGCTTCTGAAAACAGCTCCACAATACGTAATGGAATGTCTGTTTAGCTTCCTCTGACGACATGTTGTGCTCTTTATACATCCCAAGGGAGAGAAAACACTGACGATATTTGGCGCCACGGATTGAAGTCTCTTCAGGCTGGTCTGCGATACCGCCCTCACCACCAAGCTGATAGGTAGATGTGATCACAGAACATGCCGGGAAGGTCAACAAGATCTCGAGAATAGCAAGGTTTGTATTCTGAATACCGGGACGTGTTGCCTACTGCTGAAGAAATACATGAATTATATTGGTGCCTTCTCATGCTTGGAATAGGCTGAAACTTCTACAGAACAAACGCAGGGTTGGTTGTATATGCTTCAGGAATATTAGAGACCAATTCTCCTTCTAGACTACCATGGGGCGGATTTGTAGATAAAACCTGCCCTGTGCAAATGTTAGTTTCAGATAATTATATTGCACAAATTATTTGGATGCCTTGCTGAGCACAGATTGATCTGAAGCTTTAACAATTCGTTACTAGTGCAGTACGATGCCTTTCAGAAAACTTGGATGCTTAGGATCACGTTAGTGCTAGCTGAGGTTGCCAATTGTTACGAGAGGCAGTTATTGGTCGCAGCGTGTAGGCAGGGAGCTCTGTTCGCAGTTTCACGCGCACGGCGCACATGCAGTCTTCCTTGCAACCTGCATGTGTAGTACATGTGCATGTGCTAATACATGCATTATACATCTATGTGTATTAATCCACCACAAGTCATGCGATGTCTTCGGTGGCTCGCGTAGTGACTTCAGAGGACAGGCGGGCAGCGCGGCTATCTCCGCAGCCTCGGCAGTCATCCCAGTTGGTTCACGAGTGATCTTGGTGGCGACGAAGAGGTTGGCATGGCTGTAGACGGTCGCCCTTGGCGAAAAGCCTCTCTAGAAAGTCGATGACCACACTGAAGAGAAAGTGCCGCTTGCCGTTCATCTCGCGGAGCGTGCCGAGTCTATCGGTAATCTGCGCGGCGTGATGGAACACAGCGCTGAAGCCCAGCCACACGGGGAGGTGGAGCAAACACTACATGAATAATGGAtatgggtgacgggtgataatctTAATGGATGACGGGTATTGTACTCGTCACCCCGAACGTGTCATTgctgactagtcattggtgacggttctgtactcatcactaatgacgaaCAAAAGTGACGGGTATTAATTGTCACCCGTCATCTATGACCATCTCCCATGTGCTAGGGAGAaaattataggtgacgggtgagctcttcacccgtcacttatatgtataataagtgatgggtaacaagattacccgtcacctatgtaTTATTTATACGTGACGGGTGAATTAtacacctgtcacttatgttttttataagtgacgggtagacatgttacccgtcacttatggctagcataagtgatgggtaacctagttatccgtcacttataaagaacataagtgacgggtagacatttatccgtcacttatgtttctcttgctcgataggaatgagctgtttcctggctgcatcctggaacGTAGCCAGGATTctgcagccgtcttctccctgcaaacaatagcaatgcatccaaatacatatcgacaaacacaatTGTAGGAGTACTTGCTTCATCatagaattgcaaatattacaaatttcatatttattcattatagaatcacaaatgttacaaagtttcgatcaactcataattacttaATACTTCACAACTTAAGGCTTCTGTAGTGGAACTCGCCCTGTGGGCTGATAAtgtcagacaccatgaactcagcgatTCATCGTAGAATATCTGGGAGTGCACCGGcgtcgagaaacatacacttgtattgcTGTATAATTTAACGCGTAACCAGTATCATGTTACcatgaaattaaactaattaccaaaattagttatgaataatcttgtattgaacttacatcgggggatttgatttttttgctcggagcgtgaggagcatgttccacgcaacatagaatccacaggtgttgcccggtggttgttagtggcactgctgaaaagaaactttactgttagatgaaaaaagaaaaaacagcaacagagaatatttggtattttgtttggtagcacttaccgcgtacccggtcttgtgtgtcagcctaTGACCGGCTTTCGCGTCGTAGTCAGGTTgtgctcgaaggtacttgtcgaaagccctgcataaagagggatcgattatggagcctttgaatgttagaaaagtttaatttgTGAACTAAGATAGCAGAACTTATGTGTCAAGGAGTTGTTTTACAACGCTGTAATCACgcgatctaagtttgccttttgcagatgttggtcttgacgagtcgacgtagaacaccaagtcccattcgaggcaaatgttaagtaagatccaatggtcaccggtgttgtgggcgcccatcagatacttcacttttgagtattgttgcattgccctggccacatgattcGCAGCATAGTCgaggtgaagttggatgaccgatattgtaatggcctcagggtcaagaaatgcgacaagatccttgttcttccttgtttctttcatcaagtgtctacagataaggaTATAGTTACATTCAAgtcttaatggtattaattaatgaatatccagtatcatgggacttacaatgtgaagacccgtaataatgatacatccaggccatcaaggttgaagaggttgtataagtcattgaaacccataaTGAAGTAGcgtcttgatcacttaagaagtgtcgtcgtttatactgtacgactatggactGATCATTGCTGTCTCTACAAGCTTGTACGTAATAATTATGCAGGTCAATacatgcttttcccgcccttgctagctcatctaccgtcatcaagggcttcccatatttgaatttcgtgttggcctgagtccacactggtgcaatgtTCGTGGACTTCTTCATTGGTACAATGGACTTTGACTTCGCCGGTAaaatggccttcgacatctccggcaggggcttcttagagtctttcttctcgatctccttttccttcttttttttgggctctctgggGGAGACGGTATTGGGTCTGGAAGCGAGGCTGTCGGATGTGGAGGAGAATacagtgaagctgccttctctggagGTGACCGGTGCGgtggcggtgcacttggagaTCGTCCAGACTAGGATGCACTGGAGATCACGATGTTGCCTCTCTTCCACTAggtcctttgatgaagagcttcacagagagttatgacttcctcattagggaggacctccaacacgtgattactggcattgctatgtaccatatccaccgtaaccacgacatagcctgcacgtatcaGGATGCCTGGAAGCActtggccccttgcaacctctaTGTGATATCCGCCAGGCCTAATTACAAGTCTCCAGgatgtgggcccttctagcaggtcgattgtatccggctcagtctcggtagcagctacttgttgctcgacctgTCTAGAGGCACAGCTACACTTCCCTGAAGCTCCAAGGCTAAAATCCTAtggcatggaaatctctattccctttgctgcaagctgcttcatgatgcttgagtaaactttctgggtgatgtcccatgtcaatgcatccacatccattGCATccagcctcttcctcttcttgtacatcccgatgtcttcgggaaagccgtatttccagctctgggaacttgatacaccttgCACTCAAActgggtgctccgggtttcccagCGCCACTGTGAGAACATCATTTTCCCTtaccccggtgaaagaaccttggctggcttcgactgcctttttctttgactttttctgtgactgcctaggtttcgctatttctgaatgtgattttccCGCTATCGGAcaactcaccccttgcacgcaaatatgaccacGATCGTCCTGGGAATTGATTCtaaggattctcgcggccttctctggctaatttctTGTTCTCCGCCTaccatttcgcccttttccTAGCGTAACCTGCTGCGCTGGTcctgtggtcatgcttgttcttagcccgaagccgcttcttcttctcactctttgtcttgaactgctctgagctcttcatctacacaaaagcatcccaatcttccggtTTCCAGTATTTGTAGCTCTCgtagggtgccaccccttttgctaagcaacgattcacaagcttgctcttaaagcttcgatgAAATTtcgcgatcgctttcattgctgcattgaccgcgGCGTTCTTTTGatgctcgctcatgtttccagggtactctAGATACTCCATGACGATATTATTGAACAAGTTCCTCTTCGCTTCGTCgctgaggtcattgaacttagttgttatcggcaccctctcctgagcaatgagccctgcgaccctcTAAAATCTTTTCAtggccttttcatccgtaggtagcccatcagcatcgattcctatgatggtaaccttgtccgtcagccactgtgtttgtgtccttggctttcgggTGTGTGCAACACTACtagctgtctggcttggagactgcattgccgccatctagagagaaaagcgggagttgacataaacaaagaatattcctccattcaacaagtataaaatgtattgactcgcttgtatcaatacctcttcggcgggattgtattcttcgtcacttgcccaACGTCGGCTCTCTCGATTCGGTGACGggtcagggctcgggctgtgagactggctttcgctgctgccggaggaggacgtcgggtgTGGGCTTAGGCTcttatccgccccatcttgtgccgggacggcctctagtgctagcatcatttgtgcttttggttttttaggggtgacagtcctcttcttacccatggtttcttagagaaaagaaaaggaatcaaggttaacgaTTATGATCCAAATTTCACCTTTGGCTCCAACTAATACCTAACAAACCTTATCATGCAACTAACATATATAAGTAACCGAAAAGTAACACTAATAGCAGATATACCAACAGTCCACCAATATCCCATTTCTTAAGTCACAAAAGCATATATAGGCTTTTTTGAGCAAGGAACTTTGAGGATCAAATAACATACACTAAAATGCCATTGCTGATCTGATCTAGAATTGGAGAAGgctttaaattttaattttgaaacaaACCATAACAATTTTCCAACTAGTTTGAAAACATTTTCATCTCTGCAAAAGGTGAGCCTAGCAAAATAGTGCATTGTGAAATAGTGATAACAAGCACCATATAAAGACCTGATGGCCTATCTTCTGCAAGAGCTAAAGAATCAAACCCCCTGGCTGATGAACAAGGGAAGTAACAGAGGATAACCAAGATACAAACCCACCATATATCTTTAGTGGATCAAACTGCAAGAAGGAAACAAAAGGAACCTTGAACCAACTTCAAGATATACCTAAAAGCAATTTG
It encodes:
- the LOC133901334 gene encoding uncharacterized protein LOC133901334 — protein: MVHLPHLGKLRREVKEEVVDADGPTAAAEASPFHKRSRLAHQHQHQHQQQQWNTSGASVSNQQSSQHDFLDEPSPLGLRLKKSPSLLDLIQMKLAQASKTTETRQSSNTSASEKLKASNFPGSVLRIGSWEWMSRYEGDLVAKCYFAKHKLVWEVLDGGLKSKIEIQWSDICGLKMFCPENEPGTLEIALSRQPLFFRETNPQPRKHTLWQATSDFTGGQASMHRRHFLQCLPGMMNKHVEKLVHCDPRLYSLSQQNDINLENPYFELNCSIFEDPEDIKCQKFEHKDDDDHLGTQRSNAIILPHSPVGMIDAEARQQAGTSDILPGHFPSSVAGTHIIKQDAASAECGTHPNIFNCNSFRVPRIRRSMSKSEIANYIGHQMYKHMHSGNIPATDAATGSSGKLMLDELTQYLLSDSQITNNGCCSTSKLEFDDLTRRLLNDTQITDAADERMLMSRVNSLCCLIQTDSGLSQANPGVSGVNEMYESKPQTNAPTVRGDGGNGLLPPRQESFGDLLTNLPRIASFPHFL